From Acetobacteroides hydrogenigenes, one genomic window encodes:
- a CDS encoding hybrid sensor histidine kinase/response regulator transcription factor, whose amino-acid sequence MLRIFYRCCLFFILFGSSLNCRAEGFDLVKNINATNGLSSNVVYTSLLDHQGFIWFGTEEGLTRFDGHSFKVYPSDNMQEASIPYDIVKRLFEDSKGRIWVGTERGLAYLSNPDRRVVRLLGDVSTLRISAIEELRNGAIWVTTPKGVYEITDDQDAARLVSLRRYGLKNGVALSNIVQDKDGYLWALDVDGGVFSNRKGDAAFSFRANKKYTSLGKLDEGRYIYLVGRNNVDFFDVKRGRASSLKLQSRIMGAYLLSKDQLLIVMTSGEVALYSISKGASTLVPLRLSNMFITGAASPIPGVLSFSTLESGVLMYAENKPLFDVVNPLGEQNGEYQIFKSMVKMRDGRIAACAWNHGVVILSGDLKVVRTYPISSVFDGYNAQSITEFIPGNLMVGTVGGGVRFIGNVNISDKVRGLLGVLQNDNVWTLVASQYKRGIWIGTQQVGLLRFDPLKEQVDRRFGATFRNMDVRAIMEVDSTKLLVGSLNRGIYLVNPTTSYVYKIGSDSRLGSVGVYCFYRDARQSNIVWVGTYGSGLLKLNVATLRVERAYTVKDGLPSNVVKSIQADTRGLLWLGTAKGLSKFSPATGESFSFGTDGKMPQHIFSFGSSIRTSDGSIVFGTANGLIRFRPQQLREVLQSALPIVYAVKADGKEIAAYRQGSDAAPLKIPYVDNTVSIEFGGIAYNVQQKSNFFYKLEGVDTEWKRSDNLQNDVTYSNLRSGTYTFRVRNAIYGKEDGANETVVRFRIGYPFWGSPGMISFYVLVVMTVLFFYKRYVDYRKASEAERVKSKYELYVAQQMYRMRLKFFANISHEFRTPLTLILGPIQSLMDEKSMTSERKLAMYHRISRNAKRMLNLVSQIADYRKLEEDQTSIAVELLDVASLARQTVDLFLDQVEQKQQQLVLETEAPLLEGWVDRDKFEKILVNLLSNAVKYSEEHDSIRVLLRKEQIADEDWLVLEVADSGIGIAQENVGKVFDDFFRESSDEGGTGIGLAYTKRLVELHKGAISIVSELGEGTTVSVRLPVSAKAYSEQERYGAGSYVRKEHTSMLPFEKEAPEVSTSAEPKKWKILVVDDDAEICKYVAEIFEDHCEVMTASDGQVGLRKATSFLPSLIISDILMPKMNGLDLLKKLKDNERTAHIPVMLLSARADSSSIKQGLALGADAYLSKPFDEDQLKFNVLNLLTTQDRLLSSVSPAGTNVNVELLSAVDRRFFKKVVGAVERNIDNYEYDIDDLCVDIGVSRTQLYRKMKVVTGVSANEFIRSYRLKKAARLLGNPNMNVGDVLFAVGFNNRSYFNRCFKEYFGMTPMEYVERFCKGAVSDSQQSVD is encoded by the coding sequence ATGTTGAGAATATTTTATAGGTGTTGTCTTTTTTTTATTCTATTCGGGAGTTCTTTAAATTGCCGTGCAGAAGGTTTTGATCTTGTAAAAAATATAAATGCTACCAATGGACTTTCCTCTAATGTCGTTTATACCTCTTTGTTGGATCATCAAGGATTTATTTGGTTTGGAACAGAAGAAGGGTTAACTCGTTTTGATGGGCATTCCTTTAAGGTTTATCCGTCAGACAATATGCAGGAGGCCAGTATCCCTTATGATATCGTTAAAAGGTTGTTCGAAGACAGTAAGGGACGAATTTGGGTTGGTACAGAGCGCGGTTTGGCTTATCTCAGCAACCCTGATCGAAGAGTTGTTCGTCTTTTGGGAGATGTTTCTACGTTGCGGATTTCTGCCATAGAGGAGTTGCGGAATGGCGCAATTTGGGTGACAACTCCTAAAGGAGTATACGAGATTACAGATGATCAGGATGCTGCAAGGCTAGTTTCGCTTCGGCGATATGGGTTAAAGAATGGCGTTGCACTTTCGAATATAGTTCAGGATAAGGATGGCTATCTGTGGGCTTTGGATGTAGATGGAGGTGTTTTCTCTAACCGAAAAGGGGATGCTGCGTTCTCATTTAGGGCTAATAAAAAGTATACCTCACTAGGAAAACTAGATGAAGGACGTTACATATATTTGGTTGGTCGTAATAACGTGGATTTTTTTGATGTTAAAAGAGGTAGGGCAAGTAGCCTAAAACTTCAAAGTCGGATTATGGGGGCTTACCTCTTATCTAAAGACCAACTTCTTATTGTTATGACCAGTGGAGAGGTTGCTCTCTATAGCATTTCAAAAGGCGCAAGCACTTTGGTTCCCCTTCGATTATCGAATATGTTTATTACAGGCGCTGCTTCTCCAATTCCTGGGGTACTATCTTTCTCTACACTCGAAAGCGGAGTTTTAATGTATGCTGAAAACAAACCTCTTTTCGATGTGGTGAATCCTCTTGGGGAGCAAAATGGAGAATACCAGATCTTTAAGTCAATGGTGAAGATGCGTGATGGGCGTATTGCAGCATGTGCATGGAATCATGGTGTTGTAATACTTTCTGGCGATCTAAAGGTGGTTCGTACATACCCTATTTCTTCTGTTTTTGATGGATACAATGCTCAAAGTATAACGGAGTTTATTCCTGGGAATTTGATGGTAGGAACCGTAGGTGGGGGCGTGCGGTTTATTGGAAATGTAAATATTTCAGACAAGGTTAGGGGATTGTTGGGCGTGCTGCAAAACGATAATGTGTGGACCTTAGTTGCCAGCCAATACAAAAGGGGGATTTGGATAGGTACACAGCAAGTTGGCCTTTTGCGATTTGATCCGCTGAAGGAACAAGTAGATAGAAGATTTGGTGCTACCTTCAGGAATATGGATGTGCGAGCTATAATGGAGGTGGATTCCACAAAGCTGCTAGTCGGATCGTTGAATAGGGGGATTTATTTGGTTAATCCTACAACCAGCTACGTTTATAAAATTGGCTCCGATTCTCGATTGGGGAGTGTAGGTGTTTACTGCTTTTATAGGGATGCAAGGCAATCTAATATAGTATGGGTTGGGACTTATGGAAGCGGATTGCTAAAGTTAAATGTGGCAACATTGAGGGTGGAACGAGCTTATACTGTTAAGGATGGCTTGCCGAGCAATGTTGTAAAAAGCATTCAGGCCGATACAAGAGGATTACTTTGGCTAGGAACTGCAAAAGGGTTGAGTAAGTTTTCTCCTGCAACTGGCGAATCTTTTAGCTTCGGGACTGATGGGAAAATGCCTCAGCATATATTCAGCTTTGGCTCCTCTATTCGAACCTCTGATGGATCCATTGTTTTTGGTACAGCTAATGGGCTTATTCGATTTAGACCTCAGCAATTGCGCGAGGTACTGCAATCGGCATTGCCTATTGTTTACGCAGTAAAAGCAGATGGGAAAGAGATCGCTGCCTATAGACAAGGAAGCGATGCAGCGCCCTTAAAAATCCCTTACGTGGATAATACCGTATCGATAGAATTTGGCGGTATAGCCTATAACGTTCAGCAAAAATCCAACTTTTTCTACAAGCTTGAGGGTGTCGATACCGAGTGGAAACGATCGGATAATCTTCAAAATGATGTAACCTATTCTAACCTTAGAAGCGGGACATATACCTTTAGAGTCCGAAATGCAATCTATGGTAAGGAGGATGGTGCGAACGAAACCGTCGTGCGTTTTCGTATTGGCTATCCGTTTTGGGGATCACCCGGGATGATCTCTTTTTATGTATTGGTGGTGATGACCGTTCTTTTCTTTTACAAAAGATATGTAGATTACCGAAAAGCATCAGAAGCAGAACGGGTAAAGAGTAAGTACGAGCTGTATGTTGCTCAGCAGATGTACCGTATGAGGTTGAAGTTTTTTGCAAATATTTCACACGAGTTCAGGACTCCATTAACGCTAATACTAGGTCCAATTCAGTCTTTGATGGATGAGAAGAGCATGACGTCAGAGCGGAAGCTGGCTATGTACCATAGGATTAGTCGTAATGCGAAACGAATGCTAAACCTGGTTTCGCAAATTGCCGACTATAGAAAGCTAGAAGAGGATCAGACTTCTATTGCAGTTGAGCTGCTCGATGTGGCATCTTTGGCACGGCAAACCGTCGATTTATTCTTGGATCAGGTAGAGCAAAAGCAGCAGCAGCTTGTTCTTGAGACCGAAGCTCCTTTATTGGAAGGATGGGTAGATCGCGATAAGTTCGAAAAGATACTGGTGAACCTTTTGTCGAATGCTGTAAAGTACTCCGAAGAGCATGATTCTATTCGCGTCCTTCTGCGTAAAGAACAGATTGCGGACGAAGATTGGCTAGTCCTAGAGGTTGCCGATTCGGGGATTGGTATTGCGCAAGAGAATGTGGGTAAAGTGTTCGATGACTTTTTCCGTGAATCATCTGATGAAGGTGGAACAGGAATAGGTTTGGCCTATACAAAGCGGCTAGTAGAGCTGCATAAGGGAGCTATATCGATTGTTTCGGAGCTGGGCGAAGGAACAACGGTTTCTGTGCGCCTGCCAGTATCGGCAAAGGCTTATAGCGAGCAGGAGCGATATGGAGCAGGAAGCTACGTTCGCAAGGAGCATACCTCTATGCTTCCTTTCGAAAAGGAAGCACCTGAGGTTTCAACATCTGCGGAGCCCAAAAAATGGAAGATTCTAGTGGTTGACGATGATGCCGAAATTTGTAAGTACGTTGCAGAAATCTTCGAAGATCACTGCGAGGTGATGACGGCCTCCGATGGACAGGTAGGGCTTCGAAAGGCTACATCTTTTCTTCCTTCGCTCATCATTAGCGACATTCTCATGCCAAAGATGAATGGCTTAGATCTTCTTAAAAAGCTGAAGGATAACGAGAGAACAGCTCATATCCCGGTGATGTTGCTATCGGCAAGGGCTGATAGTAGCAGCATCAAGCAGGGGCTGGCCCTTGGTGCAGATGCCTATCTCTCTAAGCCATTTGACGAGGATCAGCTCAAGTTCAACGTGCTTAACCTGCTTACTACTCAAGATCGGCTCTTGTCTAGTGTGAGCCCCGCAGGCACAAATGTAAACGTAGAGCTGCTTTCGGCCGTTGATAGGCGCTTCTTCAAGAAAGTCGTTGGTGCAGTAGAGCGCAATATTGACAACTACGAGTACGATATTGACGATTTATGTGTTGATATCGGCGTTAGTAGGACACAGCTCTACCGAAAGATGAAAGTTGTGACAGGCGTGTCTGCAAACGAGTTCATACGTAGCTATAGGCTGAAAAAAGCCGCCCGATTGCTGGGGAACCCAAACATGAACGTGGGGGATGTGCTCTTTGCCGTTGGGTTTAATAACCGGTCGTACTTTAATAGATGCTTTAAGGAGTATTTTGGGATGACACCTATGGAATACGTAGAGCGCTTTTGTAAGGGGGCGGTCTCTGATTCTCAACAATCTGTAGATTAG
- a CDS encoding transketolase, with translation MADIAELKLMASQVRRDIIRMVSGANSGHPGGSLGCADFMTALYKNILQNNPADFRYDGHGHDMFYLSNGHISPLWYSVLARTGYFGVEELGSFRKLGARLQGHPTPDKGIPGVRVASGSLGQGLSVGIGTALAKKMNGDRSLVFTLHGDGELQEGQIWEAAMFAGAKKVDNIIATVDYNGKQIDGPVDHVLSLGDLEAKWRAFGWEVLAMNGNVMEEVVDTLGKARSMTGNGKPIVILMKTEMGFGVDFMMGTHAWHGKAPNAEQTEKALAQLEETLGDY, from the coding sequence TAGCAGAACTAAAGCTAATGGCTTCTCAGGTTCGAAGGGATATTATTCGAATGGTTTCTGGCGCAAATTCGGGGCATCCAGGAGGCTCTCTCGGATGCGCAGATTTTATGACGGCGCTTTACAAGAATATTCTACAAAACAATCCGGCAGATTTTCGTTACGATGGGCATGGACACGATATGTTCTACCTTTCGAATGGTCACATTTCTCCGCTTTGGTATAGCGTGCTAGCACGTACCGGATACTTTGGTGTTGAGGAGTTAGGCTCATTCCGTAAGCTGGGAGCCCGTCTTCAAGGTCACCCAACCCCCGATAAAGGTATTCCCGGCGTTCGTGTTGCATCTGGCTCGCTTGGTCAAGGGCTTTCTGTTGGAATAGGAACGGCACTTGCTAAGAAGATGAATGGCGACCGCTCGCTGGTGTTCACCCTACATGGCGATGGCGAGCTTCAGGAAGGTCAAATATGGGAAGCTGCCATGTTTGCAGGGGCAAAGAAGGTTGATAACATCATTGCTACCGTAGACTATAACGGAAAGCAGATTGATGGCCCTGTTGATCATGTGCTCTCGCTTGGCGATCTTGAGGCTAAGTGGCGCGCATTCGGTTGGGAGGTGCTTGCCATGAACGGAAACGTGATGGAAGAGGTTGTTGATACGCTCGGCAAGGCACGTTCGATGACCGGCAACGGCAAGCCAATCGTAATCCTTATGAAAACCGAAATGGGCTTCGGCGTCGACTTTATGATGGGAACCCATGCATGGCACGGAAAGGCTCCTAATGCCGAGCAAACCGAAAAGGCCCTTGCTCAGCTCGAAGAAACTCTAGGAGACTACTAA
- a CDS encoding RNA polymerase sigma factor, with translation MAAYTDSELLSQFQKEETKNYAFRLIVQKYQEKVYLHIRKLVIDHDDANDIVQNTFVKAWSGLDNFREDSQLFTWLYRIATNEALTFLKRKRTRFFLPLVDVEAQLANTLETDPYFNGDEAELKLQKALLTLPEKQRVVFNLKYFDELTYEEMSEILGTSVGALKASYHLAAKKIEKYLQAD, from the coding sequence ATGGCAGCATACACGGATAGCGAGCTTTTATCTCAATTTCAAAAAGAAGAAACGAAGAACTATGCGTTTCGCCTGATAGTCCAAAAGTATCAGGAGAAGGTTTATTTGCATATTCGTAAGCTTGTTATCGACCACGATGATGCCAATGATATTGTTCAGAACACCTTTGTAAAGGCTTGGAGCGGACTCGATAATTTTAGGGAAGACTCCCAACTCTTTACATGGCTATACCGAATTGCAACCAACGAGGCGCTTACCTTTTTAAAAAGGAAGCGCACTCGTTTTTTTTTACCCTTGGTTGACGTGGAGGCTCAGCTGGCCAATACGCTCGAAACCGATCCCTACTTTAATGGCGACGAAGCAGAGCTAAAGTTGCAGAAAGCGCTACTCACCCTTCCTGAAAAGCAGCGCGTAGTGTTCAACCTCAAGTATTTCGACGAACTTACCTACGAGGAAATGTCAGAGATACTCGGGACATCGGTAGGTGCGCTAAAGGCATCGTACCATCTTGCTGCAAAAAAAATCGAAAAATATTTACAGGCCGATTAA
- a CDS encoding transketolase family protein, giving the protein MIKYENTGSKDTRSGFGAALDILGDENPNVVALCADLIGSLKMDNFVAKHPERFIQTGIAETNMIGMAAGLAVAGKIPFAGTFAAFASGHVYNQIRQSVCYSKTNVKIAASHAGITLGEDGATHQIMEDIGLMKMLPNMVVINPCDYNQTKAATLAAAEYVGPVYLRFGRPVVPNFTAADQKFEIGKAVMMNPGKDVTLIATGHLVWKSIQAAEILENEGISVELINVHTIKPLDANAIIESAKKTGAVVVAEEHLISGGLGESVAQVLSQNVPTPMEFVAVDDKFGESGTPDELMKKFHLDTSDVVEAVKRVLSRK; this is encoded by the coding sequence ATGATTAAATACGAAAATACAGGAAGCAAAGATACCCGTTCGGGTTTTGGCGCTGCACTCGATATTCTTGGTGATGAAAATCCTAATGTTGTTGCCCTTTGTGCCGACCTTATAGGTTCGCTTAAAATGGACAACTTCGTAGCAAAGCATCCCGAGCGCTTCATTCAAACCGGAATTGCCGAAACCAATATGATTGGAATGGCAGCAGGACTGGCTGTGGCTGGAAAGATTCCTTTCGCAGGAACTTTTGCTGCATTTGCTTCTGGACATGTTTACAATCAGATTCGTCAATCGGTTTGCTACTCAAAAACCAACGTTAAGATTGCCGCATCGCATGCTGGCATTACCCTTGGCGAGGATGGCGCAACCCACCAGATTATGGAGGATATCGGGTTGATGAAGATGCTGCCAAATATGGTGGTTATCAACCCATGCGACTATAACCAAACCAAGGCTGCAACCCTAGCTGCTGCCGAGTATGTTGGTCCTGTTTACCTTCGCTTCGGTCGTCCTGTTGTTCCAAACTTTACCGCTGCCGATCAGAAGTTCGAAATCGGTAAGGCTGTAATGATGAATCCAGGTAAGGATGTTACCCTTATTGCAACAGGGCATTTGGTGTGGAAGTCTATTCAGGCAGCCGAGATTCTGGAAAACGAAGGGATTAGCGTAGAGTTAATCAATGTTCATACCATTAAGCCATTAGATGCTAATGCCATTATCGAATCGGCTAAGAAAACTGGTGCGGTAGTAGTAGCAGAGGAGCATTTAATAAGTGGAGGTTTAGGCGAGAGCGTTGCTCAAGTTTTATCGCAAAACGTGCCAACTCCGATGGAATTTGTGGCTGTAGATGATAAATTTGGCGAAAGCGGAACACCCGACGAGCTAATGAAGAAGTTTCACTTGGATACTTCGGATGTCGTTGAGGCAGTTAAGCGCGTGTTGAGCCGCAAGTAA